One genomic region from Burkholderia latens encodes:
- the glcE gene encoding glycolate oxidase subunit GlcE, translating into MEEDDIVAGWAERIRAASADGRPLRIRGGGTKDWYGQALDGEILDTRVFQGVVSYDPAELVVTVRAGTPLAQLETVLAECGQMLPFEPPHFGRAATVGGCIAAGLAGPRRATCGAPRDFVLGVTLMNGRGEVLRFGGQVVKNVAGYDVSRLMAGALGTLGLMLDLSIKVLPVPVAEVTLKFEMTATDAVRKLNEWGGHPLPVSASGWRNGTLVLRLSGAEAAVKSAKTLLGGEVVDAVEAERFWAGLREHTDPFFNGIPPGYALWRLSLPSITEPMHLPGTQLMEWGGAQRWWITDADAQTVRMSAKQAGGHATLFRAGDTYDRSAGVFTPLPAPLMKIHRGLKSAFDPARIFNRGRLYPDI; encoded by the coding sequence ATGGAAGAGGACGACATCGTCGCCGGATGGGCCGAGCGCATCCGCGCCGCCAGTGCCGACGGCCGGCCGCTGCGGATCCGCGGCGGCGGCACGAAGGACTGGTACGGGCAGGCGCTGGACGGCGAAATACTCGACACGCGCGTGTTTCAGGGCGTCGTGTCGTACGACCCGGCCGAACTCGTCGTCACGGTCCGCGCGGGCACGCCGCTCGCGCAGCTCGAAACCGTTCTCGCCGAATGCGGCCAGATGCTGCCGTTCGAGCCGCCGCACTTCGGACGCGCCGCCACCGTCGGCGGCTGCATCGCGGCCGGCCTTGCGGGCCCGCGCCGCGCGACGTGCGGCGCGCCGCGCGACTTCGTGCTGGGCGTCACGCTGATGAACGGGCGCGGCGAAGTGCTGCGCTTCGGCGGCCAGGTCGTGAAGAACGTGGCGGGCTACGACGTATCGCGGCTGATGGCCGGCGCGCTCGGCACGCTCGGGCTGATGCTCGACCTGTCGATCAAGGTGCTGCCGGTGCCCGTCGCCGAAGTCACGCTGAAGTTCGAGATGACCGCGACGGACGCGGTGCGCAAGCTCAACGAATGGGGCGGCCATCCGCTGCCCGTCAGCGCGAGCGGGTGGCGCAACGGCACGCTCGTGCTGCGGCTGTCGGGCGCCGAGGCCGCGGTGAAATCGGCGAAGACGCTGCTCGGCGGCGAAGTCGTCGATGCGGTCGAGGCCGAGCGTTTCTGGGCCGGCCTGCGCGAGCACACCGACCCGTTCTTCAACGGCATCCCGCCCGGCTACGCGCTGTGGCGCCTGTCGCTGCCGTCGATCACCGAACCGATGCACCTGCCCGGCACGCAGCTGATGGAATGGGGCGGCGCGCAGCGCTGGTGGATCACGGACGCCGACGCGCAGACGGTACGGATGAGCGCGAAGCAGGCCGGCGGCCATGCGACGCTGTTCCGCGCGGGCGACACGTACGACCGCAGCGCCGGCGTGTTCACGCCGCTGCCCGCGCCGCTGATGAAGATTCACCGCGGGCTGAAGAGCGCGTTCGATCCCGCGCGCATTTTCAATCGCGGCCGGCTTTACCCCGATATCTGA
- a CDS encoding FAD-linked oxidase C-terminal domain-containing protein, whose protein sequence is MNASVELSSATRAQRQREVVQALMAVLPTHCLLYRDEDTAPYECDGLSAYRRLPLAVALPETESQVQRVVQICRRMEVPIVPRGAGTSLSGGALPIANGVVLSLARFTRIVEVDPYARTATVQPGVRNLAISEAAAPYGLYYAPDPSSQIACTIGGNVAENSGGVHCLKYGLTVHNVMRVRAVTMDGEIVEFGSLGLDTPGLDLLAVMIGSEGMFAIVTEVTVKLIPKPQTAQLVMASFDDVVKGGEAVAAIIASGIIPAGLEMMDKPATQAVEAFTHAGYDLDAKAILLCESDGTPEEVAEEIVRMTAVLREHGATRIQVSRNESERLRFWSGRKNAFPAAGRISADYYCMDGTVPRRAIGPLLARIEQLETRYGLRCINVFHAGDGNMHPLILYNANDPDELHRAEQFGAEILECCVEFGGSVTGEHGVGIEKLNSMCVQFSPQERDAFFAVKRAFDPAGLLNPDKGIPTRARCAEYGRQHVRGGLLPHPELPRF, encoded by the coding sequence ATGAACGCTTCCGTCGAACTGTCGAGCGCGACGCGCGCGCAGCGCCAGCGCGAAGTCGTGCAGGCGCTGATGGCCGTGCTGCCGACGCACTGCCTGTTGTACCGCGACGAAGACACCGCACCGTACGAATGCGACGGCCTGTCCGCGTACCGGCGTCTACCGCTCGCGGTCGCGCTGCCCGAAACCGAGTCCCAGGTGCAGCGGGTCGTGCAGATCTGCCGCCGCATGGAAGTGCCGATCGTGCCGCGCGGCGCAGGCACGAGCCTGTCCGGCGGCGCGCTGCCGATCGCGAACGGCGTCGTGCTGTCGCTCGCGCGCTTCACGCGCATCGTCGAGGTCGACCCGTACGCGCGCACGGCGACCGTACAGCCTGGCGTGCGCAATCTCGCGATTTCGGAAGCTGCCGCGCCTTACGGCCTCTACTACGCGCCCGATCCTTCGTCGCAGATCGCGTGCACGATCGGCGGCAACGTCGCGGAGAATTCAGGCGGCGTCCACTGCCTGAAGTACGGGTTGACCGTGCACAACGTGATGCGCGTGCGCGCGGTCACGATGGACGGCGAGATCGTCGAATTCGGCTCGCTCGGCCTCGATACGCCGGGCCTCGACCTGCTCGCGGTGATGATCGGCAGCGAAGGAATGTTCGCGATCGTCACCGAGGTCACGGTGAAGCTGATCCCGAAACCGCAAACCGCGCAGCTCGTGATGGCGAGCTTCGACGACGTCGTGAAAGGCGGCGAGGCGGTCGCGGCGATCATCGCGTCGGGCATCATCCCGGCCGGGCTCGAGATGATGGACAAGCCGGCCACGCAGGCCGTCGAGGCGTTCACGCACGCCGGCTACGACCTCGACGCGAAGGCGATCCTGCTGTGCGAATCGGACGGCACGCCGGAAGAGGTCGCGGAGGAAATCGTGCGGATGACGGCCGTGCTGCGCGAACATGGCGCAACGCGCATCCAGGTGTCGCGCAACGAAAGCGAGCGCCTGCGCTTCTGGTCCGGCCGCAAGAACGCGTTCCCGGCGGCCGGCCGCATTTCGGCCGACTATTACTGCATGGACGGCACCGTGCCGCGCCGCGCGATCGGTCCGCTGCTCGCGCGCATCGAGCAGCTCGAGACGCGCTACGGGTTGCGCTGCATCAACGTGTTCCATGCCGGCGACGGCAACATGCATCCGCTAATTCTCTACAACGCGAACGATCCGGACGAACTGCACCGCGCCGAGCAGTTCGGCGCGGAAATCCTCGAATGCTGCGTGGAATTCGGCGGCAGCGTGACGGGCGAGCACGGTGTAGGAATCGAAAAACTGAATTCGATGTGCGTGCAGTTCTCGCCGCAGGAGCGCGACGCGTTCTTCGCGGTCAAGCGTGCGTTCGATCCGGCCGGGCTCCTCAATCCGGACAAGGGGATCCCGACCCGCGCACGCTGCGCCGAATACGGCCGCCAGCACGTGCGCGGCGGCTTGCTGCCGCACCCCGAGCTGCCGCGCTTCTGA
- a CDS encoding FAD-binding oxidoreductase → MNHPDTPAATRRPLPPAMLDALRAAFGERVSTADAVRAHHGRDESPFDPQLPDAVVFAHSADEVREVVTLCALYGVPLIPYGAGSSLEGHLLAVQGGVSLDLSEMNRVLSINAEDLTVTVEPGITRKALNEALRDTGLFFPIDPGADASIGGMTATRASGTNAVRYGTMRENVLGLTAVLADGRVVKTGSRARKSSAGYDLTRLFVGSEGTLGVITEITLRLHPLPEAVSAAICTFPSMGDAVRTVIETIQIGVPIARVEFVDSLAVRSINRHSNLTLTEAPTLFFEFHGTEAGVKEQAELVQALAGQNNGQGFEWATRPEDRTRLWAARHNAYFAMLQLKPGCRAVTTDVCVPISQLAACVEETEVDLRASSLPCPIVGHVGDGNFHVAILIDPDKPEEIAEAERINDRIVERALRLGGTCTGEHGVGLHKMRFLPKEHGDSAIDTMRAIKLALDPRNLMNPGKIFTC, encoded by the coding sequence GTGAATCACCCCGACACGCCGGCCGCCACACGCCGCCCCCTGCCCCCCGCGATGCTCGATGCGCTGCGCGCCGCCTTCGGCGAGCGCGTGTCGACCGCCGACGCCGTGCGCGCCCATCATGGGCGCGACGAATCGCCGTTCGATCCGCAACTGCCCGACGCCGTCGTGTTCGCACACAGTGCCGACGAAGTCCGCGAAGTCGTGACACTGTGCGCGCTCTACGGCGTACCGCTGATCCCGTACGGCGCCGGCTCGTCGCTCGAAGGCCATCTGCTCGCGGTGCAAGGCGGCGTATCGCTCGACCTGTCCGAAATGAATCGCGTGCTGTCGATCAACGCGGAAGACCTGACCGTTACCGTTGAACCGGGCATCACGCGCAAGGCGCTCAACGAAGCGCTGCGCGACACCGGCCTGTTTTTCCCGATCGATCCGGGCGCCGACGCCAGCATCGGCGGGATGACGGCGACCCGTGCATCCGGCACCAACGCGGTGCGCTACGGAACGATGCGCGAGAACGTGCTTGGCCTGACCGCCGTGCTTGCCGACGGCCGCGTCGTGAAAACGGGTTCGCGCGCTCGCAAGTCGTCGGCCGGCTACGACCTCACGCGGCTGTTCGTCGGCTCCGAGGGCACGCTCGGCGTGATCACCGAAATCACGCTGCGCCTGCATCCGCTTCCCGAAGCCGTGTCGGCTGCGATCTGCACGTTCCCGTCGATGGGCGACGCGGTGCGCACCGTGATCGAGACGATCCAGATCGGCGTGCCGATCGCGCGCGTCGAATTCGTCGACTCGCTCGCCGTGCGTTCGATCAACCGGCACTCGAATCTGACGCTCACCGAAGCGCCGACGCTGTTCTTCGAATTCCACGGCACCGAAGCCGGCGTGAAGGAGCAGGCCGAACTCGTGCAGGCGCTCGCGGGCCAGAACAACGGCCAGGGCTTCGAATGGGCGACCCGTCCCGAGGATCGCACGCGGCTCTGGGCCGCGCGCCACAACGCCTATTTCGCGATGCTGCAGCTGAAACCGGGCTGCCGCGCGGTGACGACCGACGTATGCGTGCCGATCTCGCAACTCGCGGCGTGCGTCGAGGAAACCGAAGTCGATCTGCGCGCGTCGTCGCTGCCCTGCCCGATCGTCGGCCACGTCGGCGACGGCAACTTCCACGTCGCGATCCTGATCGACCCCGACAAACCCGAGGAAATCGCCGAAGCCGAACGCATCAACGACCGGATCGTCGAGCGCGCGCTGCGTCTCGGCGGCACCTGCACCGGCGAACACGGCGTCGGACTGCACAAGATGCGCTTCCTGCCGAAGGAGCACGGCGACAGCGCCATCGACACGATGCGCGCAATCAAGCTCGCGCTCGACCCGCGCAACCTGATGAATCCCGGCAAGATCTTCACGTGCTGA
- a CDS encoding cob(I)yrinic acid a,c-diamide adenosyltransferase — protein MGNRLSKIATRTGDDGTTGLGDGRRIGKDDARIAAIGDVDELNSNLGVLLAESLPDDVRTALVTIQHDLFDLGGELCIPGHAVLDDTHLARLDRWLADYNATLPPLKEFILPAGSRAASLAHVCRTVCRRAERSIVALGRTDTLNDAPRRYVNRLSDLLFVLARVLNRADGGADVLWERGRVR, from the coding sequence ATGGGCAACCGCTTGAGCAAGATCGCCACGCGCACCGGCGACGACGGCACCACCGGCCTGGGCGACGGCCGGCGCATCGGCAAGGACGACGCACGTATCGCCGCGATCGGCGACGTCGACGAGCTGAACTCGAATCTCGGCGTGTTGCTCGCCGAGTCGTTGCCGGACGACGTGCGCACCGCGCTCGTCACGATCCAGCACGACCTGTTCGATCTCGGCGGCGAGCTGTGCATCCCCGGCCACGCCGTGCTCGACGACACGCACCTCGCGCGTCTCGACCGGTGGCTCGCCGACTACAACGCGACGTTGCCGCCGCTGAAGGAGTTCATCCTGCCGGCCGGCTCACGGGCGGCGTCGCTTGCGCACGTGTGCCGGACGGTGTGCCGCCGCGCGGAGCGCTCGATCGTCGCGCTCGGGCGCACCGACACGCTCAACGATGCACCGCGGCGCTACGTGAACCGGCTGTCGGACCTGCTGTTCGTGCTGGCGCGCGTGCTGAACCGTGCGGACGGCGGCGCGGACGTGCTGTGGGAGCGCGGGCGCGTTCGCTGA
- the hmpA gene encoding NO-inducible flavohemoprotein, translated as MTHITADQMARVKATAPVLAEHGTTITKHFYQRMFARHPELKNLFNQTHQKTGSQPETLAKAVYAYAANIDNLGALGGAVSRIAHKHASLNIRPEHYPIVGENLLASIVEVLGDAVDADTLEAWRVAYGQLAQILIGVEADLYAGAAWSGFRPFRVARKVRESDEITSFYLTPADGGDAPKFEPGQYISVKRFVGDLGVDQPRQYSLSDAPHGKWLRISVKREAGNAEAIPAGKVSTLMHDGVEEGAIVEATAPMGDFSLKRDADTPVVLISGGVGITPMMSMASTLIAEGSKREVRFIHACRSGAVHAFRDWLNDAAREHANVKRTVLYELVGPNDRAGVDHDLEGRLTPERVKQYALVPDADYYICGPIAFMKAQRDALVALGVAPERVNTEIFGSGALE; from the coding sequence ATGACCCACATCACCGCTGACCAGATGGCCCGTGTGAAGGCCACCGCCCCCGTCCTGGCCGAGCACGGCACGACGATCACGAAGCATTTCTATCAGCGGATGTTCGCGCGTCATCCGGAACTGAAGAACCTGTTCAACCAGACGCACCAGAAGACCGGCAGCCAGCCGGAAACGCTCGCGAAGGCCGTCTATGCGTACGCGGCGAACATCGACAATCTCGGCGCGCTGGGCGGCGCCGTATCGCGGATCGCGCACAAGCATGCGAGCCTCAACATCCGTCCGGAGCATTACCCGATCGTCGGCGAGAACCTGCTCGCGTCGATTGTCGAGGTGCTCGGCGATGCGGTCGACGCGGATACGCTCGAAGCATGGCGCGTCGCTTACGGCCAGCTCGCGCAGATCCTGATCGGCGTCGAGGCCGACCTGTACGCGGGCGCCGCATGGAGCGGCTTCCGCCCGTTCAGGGTCGCCCGCAAGGTGCGCGAAAGCGACGAGATCACGTCGTTCTATCTGACGCCCGCCGACGGCGGCGACGCACCGAAATTCGAGCCGGGCCAGTACATCTCGGTGAAGCGTTTCGTCGGCGATCTCGGCGTCGACCAGCCGCGCCAGTACAGCCTGTCCGATGCGCCGCACGGCAAGTGGCTGCGTATCTCGGTGAAGCGCGAAGCGGGCAACGCCGAAGCGATCCCGGCCGGCAAGGTGTCGACGCTGATGCACGACGGGGTGGAAGAGGGCGCGATCGTCGAGGCGACCGCGCCGATGGGCGACTTCTCGCTGAAGCGCGATGCCGATACGCCGGTCGTGCTGATTTCCGGCGGCGTCGGCATCACGCCGATGATGTCGATGGCGTCGACGCTGATCGCCGAAGGCAGCAAGCGCGAGGTTCGCTTCATCCACGCATGCCGGTCGGGCGCGGTGCACGCGTTCCGCGACTGGCTGAACGACGCAGCGCGCGAGCACGCGAACGTGAAGCGTACGGTGCTGTACGAGCTGGTCGGCCCGAACGACCGTGCCGGTGTCGATCACGATCTCGAAGGGCGCCTGACGCCGGAGCGCGTGAAGCAATACGCGCTGGTGCCGGATGCCGACTATTACATCTGCGGACCGATCGCGTTCATGAAGGCGCAACGCGACGCGCTCGTCGCCCTCGGCGTCGCGCCGGAGCGCGTGAACACCGAGATCTTCGGTTCGGGCGCGCTCGAGTGA
- the aroG gene encoding 3-deoxy-7-phosphoheptulonate synthase AroG: MPPHNTDDVRIRELKELTPPAHLIREFACSEAASELIYNSRQAMHRILHGMDDRLIVVIGPCSIHDTKAAIEYAGRLVKERERFKGELEVVMRVYFEKPRTTVGWKGLINDPHLDNSFKINEGLRTARELLLQINEMGLPAATEYLDMISPQYIADLISWGAIGARTTESQVHRELASGLSCPVGFKNGTDGNVKIAVDAIKAASQPHHFLSVTKGGHSAIVSTAGNEDCHVILRGGKTPNYDADSVNAACADIGKAGLAARLMIDASHANSSKKHENQIPVCADIGRQVAAGDERIVGVMIESHLVEGRQDLKEGCPLTYGQSITDACIAWDDSVKVLEGLAEAVKARRVARGSGN; encoded by the coding sequence ATGCCCCCGCACAACACCGACGACGTCCGCATTCGCGAGCTCAAGGAACTGACGCCGCCCGCCCATCTGATTCGCGAATTCGCGTGTTCGGAGGCCGCGTCCGAGCTGATCTACAACTCGCGCCAGGCAATGCACCGGATCCTGCACGGGATGGACGACCGGCTGATCGTCGTGATCGGGCCGTGCTCGATCCACGATACGAAGGCGGCGATCGAATACGCGGGCCGGCTCGTGAAGGAGCGCGAGCGCTTCAAGGGGGAACTGGAAGTCGTGATGCGCGTGTACTTCGAGAAGCCGCGCACCACCGTCGGCTGGAAGGGGCTCATCAACGATCCGCATCTGGACAACAGCTTCAAGATCAACGAAGGCCTGCGCACCGCGCGCGAGCTGCTGCTGCAGATCAACGAAATGGGGCTGCCGGCCGCGACCGAATACCTCGACATGATCAGCCCGCAGTACATCGCCGACCTGATCTCGTGGGGCGCGATCGGCGCGCGCACGACCGAGTCGCAGGTGCATCGCGAACTGGCGTCGGGGCTGTCGTGCCCGGTCGGCTTCAAGAACGGCACCGACGGCAACGTGAAGATCGCGGTCGACGCGATCAAGGCCGCGTCGCAGCCGCACCATTTCCTGTCGGTGACCAAGGGCGGCCACTCGGCGATCGTGTCGACTGCAGGCAACGAGGACTGCCACGTGATCCTGCGCGGCGGCAAGACGCCGAACTATGACGCGGACAGCGTGAACGCCGCGTGCGCGGACATCGGCAAGGCCGGCCTCGCCGCGCGCCTGATGATCGATGCGAGCCACGCGAACAGCTCGAAGAAGCACGAAAACCAGATTCCGGTGTGCGCGGACATCGGCCGCCAGGTCGCGGCCGGCGACGAGCGCATCGTCGGCGTGATGATCGAGTCGCACCTCGTCGAGGGGCGCCAGGACCTGAAGGAAGGCTGCCCGCTGACCTACGGCCAGAGCATCACCGACGCGTGCATCGCGTGGGACGACAGCGTGAAGGTGCTCGAAGGCCTCGCGGAAGCCGTGAAGGCGCGCCGCGTCGCGCGCGGCAGCGGCAACTGA